Proteins from a genomic interval of Diaminobutyricimonas aerilata:
- a CDS encoding glycoside hydrolase family 78 protein: MSVTVAAPTVEHHREPFGIGERRPRLSWKTTAPAGWAQNGYDLEVSRPTGVEVTHVDTSPDSVLVPWPSAPLASREAATVRVRVRGSDGETSPWSPPTTLETGLLDPGDWVGVPVTGDWPEDRESDDRRPPLVRRSFTAERPASARLYVTAHGMYEVELNGRRVGREALAPGWTVYRERLRYATYDVTAYLLDGDNAIGAWLGDGWYRGRMGWRGGFRNLFGDDVSLIAQLELRYADGRVQTIATDGSWRAAFGPIIATGNYDGEVYDAREEHDGWSSPGFDDTGWTPVRLTQRDPATLVAPTGPPVRCTDELAPVAVLDTPSGGTVLDFGQNLVGRVRIRVSGASGTVITLRTAEVMQEGEIYTRPLRSAKSRDIYTLRGSTTEAPEEWEPRFTFHGFRYVDVSGWPGDIREAVDNGDLVARVYHTDMERTGWFESSDPLVNRLHDNVVWGMRGNFVDIPTDCPQRDERVGWTGDLQVFAPTASFLYDCSGMLDSWLRDVAIEQLEDGTVPWYVPVIPAHHMWTPIRPGAVWGDVAVLTPWTLFERFGDRGLLERQYDSAKAWVDLMDRLAGDDHLWNEGFQLGDWLDPAAPPQDPADARTDRYLVATAYFAWSTHHLARTARELGKTDDAARYAALADAVRESFVAEYVTPDGRLTSDAQTAYALAIRFGLLPEHLVAPAGRRLAELVAEAGNRIATGFAGTPVVSDALSGTGHLDAAYDLLLERECPSWLYAVTQGATTVWERWDSLLPDGTVNPGTMTSFNHYALGAVADWLHRVVAGLAPAQPGYRRIAFRPQPGGGLTSARAEHETPYGRAAISWRLDGHALRVEVTVPTGATAIVQLPGEDAVEVGSGTHHFERVAVAATA; the protein is encoded by the coding sequence ATGTCGGTCACCGTTGCCGCACCCACGGTCGAACACCATCGCGAACCCTTCGGCATCGGCGAGCGCCGCCCACGCCTGTCGTGGAAGACCACCGCGCCGGCGGGCTGGGCGCAGAACGGGTACGACCTCGAGGTGAGCCGGCCGACAGGCGTCGAGGTGACGCACGTGGACACCTCGCCGGATTCGGTCCTCGTGCCGTGGCCATCCGCGCCGCTCGCGTCGCGGGAAGCGGCCACGGTGCGGGTGCGCGTGCGCGGAAGCGACGGGGAGACCTCGCCGTGGAGCCCGCCGACGACCCTCGAGACAGGGCTGCTCGACCCGGGCGACTGGGTCGGCGTGCCGGTCACCGGCGACTGGCCGGAGGACCGCGAGTCCGACGACCGCCGCCCTCCGCTCGTCCGTCGCTCCTTCACCGCCGAACGACCCGCCTCGGCCCGCCTCTACGTCACCGCGCACGGCATGTACGAAGTCGAACTCAACGGACGCCGCGTCGGCCGCGAGGCCCTCGCCCCCGGGTGGACCGTGTACCGCGAGCGTCTGCGCTACGCCACCTACGACGTGACGGCCTATCTGCTCGACGGCGACAACGCGATCGGCGCATGGCTCGGCGACGGCTGGTACCGCGGCCGTATGGGCTGGCGGGGCGGCTTCCGCAACCTCTTCGGCGACGACGTGTCGCTCATCGCCCAACTCGAACTCCGTTACGCCGACGGTCGCGTGCAGACGATCGCCACGGACGGCTCTTGGCGAGCCGCCTTCGGCCCGATCATCGCGACGGGCAACTACGACGGCGAGGTCTACGACGCCCGGGAGGAGCACGACGGCTGGTCGAGCCCGGGCTTCGACGACACCGGATGGACGCCCGTGCGCCTCACCCAGCGTGACCCCGCGACCCTCGTCGCGCCGACCGGTCCGCCCGTGCGCTGCACCGACGAACTCGCGCCCGTCGCGGTGCTCGACACCCCGAGTGGCGGCACCGTGCTCGACTTCGGACAGAACCTCGTCGGCCGCGTGCGCATCCGTGTCTCCGGCGCATCCGGCACCGTCATTACCCTGCGCACCGCGGAAGTGATGCAGGAGGGCGAGATCTACACCCGCCCGCTCCGATCGGCGAAGTCGCGCGACATCTACACGCTGCGCGGGTCGACCACCGAGGCACCCGAGGAGTGGGAGCCGCGCTTCACGTTCCACGGCTTCCGCTACGTCGACGTCTCCGGTTGGCCGGGCGACATCCGGGAGGCGGTCGACAACGGCGATCTGGTCGCGCGGGTGTACCACACCGACATGGAGCGCACCGGCTGGTTCGAGTCGTCCGATCCGCTCGTGAACCGCCTGCACGACAACGTCGTGTGGGGCATGCGCGGCAACTTCGTCGACATCCCCACGGACTGCCCGCAGCGCGACGAGCGCGTCGGCTGGACGGGTGACCTGCAGGTGTTCGCACCCACCGCCTCCTTCCTCTACGACTGCTCGGGGATGCTCGACTCGTGGTTGCGCGACGTCGCGATCGAGCAGTTGGAGGACGGTACCGTCCCCTGGTACGTGCCCGTGATCCCCGCGCATCACATGTGGACGCCCATCCGACCCGGCGCCGTGTGGGGGGATGTCGCGGTGCTCACGCCGTGGACCCTCTTCGAGCGGTTCGGCGACCGCGGCCTGCTCGAGCGCCAGTACGACAGCGCGAAGGCGTGGGTCGACCTGATGGACCGGCTCGCCGGCGACGACCACCTGTGGAACGAGGGGTTCCAGCTCGGCGACTGGCTGGACCCGGCCGCTCCCCCGCAGGATCCGGCGGACGCGCGCACCGACCGCTACCTCGTCGCGACGGCGTACTTCGCCTGGTCGACCCACCACCTCGCACGCACCGCCCGGGAGCTCGGCAAGACGGACGACGCGGCCCGGTACGCCGCCCTCGCCGACGCGGTGCGGGAGTCGTTCGTCGCCGAGTACGTCACCCCGGACGGCAGACTCACGAGCGACGCGCAGACCGCGTACGCGCTCGCCATCCGCTTCGGGCTGCTGCCCGAGCACCTCGTCGCCCCGGCCGGGCGCCGGCTCGCCGAACTCGTGGCGGAGGCGGGCAACCGCATCGCGACCGGATTCGCCGGCACCCCGGTGGTGTCGGATGCGCTGAGCGGTACCGGTCATCTCGATGCGGCGTACGACCTGCTGCTCGAGCGCGAGTGCCCGTCGTGGCTCTACGCCGTCACGCAGGGGGCGACGACGGTGTGGGAGCGCTGGGACAGCCTGCTTCCCGACGGCACCGTGAACCCCGGCACGATGACCTCGTTCAACCACTACGCGCTCGGTGCGGTCGCGGACTGGCTGCACCGCGTTGTGGCGGGCCTCGCCCCCGCGCAGCCCGGGTACCGACGGATCGCGTTCCGCCCGCAACCCGGCGGCGGTCTCACCTCGGCTCGCGCCGAGCACGAGACGCCCTACGGTCGCGCGGCGATCTCGTGGCGACTCGACGGCCACGCCCTGCGGGTCGAGGTGACCGTGCCGACGGGCGCCACCGCGATCGTGCAGCTGCCGGGTGAGGATGCGGTCGAGGTCGGCAGCGGCACCCACCACTTCGAGCGCGTGGCGGTCGCCGCCACGGCGTGA
- a CDS encoding Tm-1-like ATP-binding domain-containing protein — translation MSVVALVGTLDTKGAEYQWMADRLAASGVEVLVVETGTSPTHGYTGDIAVGRDEVARAAGSDIEQLVAGNDRGVATTTMGEGAAVVLERLYGEGRLDGVLALGGSGGSSIAARAVRDLPIGLPKLIVSTMASGDVSPYVGASDVTLMYSVVDISGINQISRSVLGNAAAAIAGMADAYAARRADEQYDDRPLVAASMFGVTTPAVESARARLEELGYEVLVFHATGSGGRAIEKLASSGLLAGVLDLTTTELADDLVGGVLSAGPARLTAAGDAGVPQVVSLGALDMVNFGPRDTVPERFEHRHFFIHNPTITLMRTTVEENAELGRRIGAKLAAAVAPTVLMVPRAGVSALDAEGMPFADTAADDALFDAVLRGVDGSAVTVIDSDHHINDDGFAVRAADELDRLIRGRN, via the coding sequence ATGAGCGTCGTCGCGCTCGTCGGCACCCTCGACACGAAGGGCGCGGAATACCAGTGGATGGCCGATCGCCTCGCCGCCTCCGGGGTGGAGGTGCTCGTCGTCGAGACCGGCACCTCGCCGACCCACGGCTACACCGGCGACATCGCCGTCGGCCGCGATGAGGTCGCCCGTGCCGCGGGCTCCGACATCGAGCAGCTCGTCGCGGGGAACGATCGAGGTGTCGCCACCACGACGATGGGCGAGGGCGCCGCCGTCGTGCTCGAGCGCCTGTACGGCGAGGGTCGCCTCGACGGCGTGCTCGCCCTCGGCGGCAGCGGAGGCTCGTCGATCGCGGCGCGTGCGGTGCGCGACCTGCCGATCGGACTGCCGAAGCTCATCGTCTCGACCATGGCATCCGGTGACGTGTCGCCCTACGTCGGCGCAAGCGACGTGACCCTCATGTACTCGGTCGTCGACATCTCCGGAATCAATCAGATCTCCCGCTCCGTGCTCGGCAACGCCGCCGCCGCGATCGCCGGGATGGCCGACGCCTACGCCGCCCGCCGGGCGGACGAGCAGTACGACGACCGCCCGCTCGTGGCCGCGTCGATGTTCGGCGTCACCACCCCGGCGGTCGAGTCGGCGCGGGCGCGCCTCGAGGAGCTCGGCTACGAGGTGCTCGTCTTCCACGCCACCGGATCGGGCGGGCGCGCGATCGAGAAGCTCGCCTCCTCCGGGCTGCTCGCCGGCGTGCTCGACCTCACCACCACCGAACTCGCGGACGACCTCGTCGGGGGAGTGCTCAGCGCCGGACCCGCGCGGCTCACCGCCGCCGGTGATGCCGGCGTGCCGCAGGTCGTGAGCCTCGGCGCGCTCGACATGGTGAACTTCGGTCCGCGCGACACCGTGCCGGAGCGGTTCGAGCATCGGCACTTCTTCATCCACAACCCGACCATCACGCTCATGCGCACGACGGTCGAGGAGAACGCCGAACTCGGCCGTCGCATCGGCGCGAAGCTCGCCGCGGCGGTGGCACCGACGGTGCTCATGGTGCCCCGCGCCGGTGTCTCCGCCCTCGACGCCGAGGGCATGCCGTTCGCCGACACGGCCGCCGACGACGCGCTCTTCGACGCCGTTCTGCGGGGCGTCGACGGCAGCGCGGTCACCGTGATCGACTCGGACCACCACATCAACGACGACGGGTTCGCGGTGCGCGCCGCCGACGAGCTCGACCGGCTCATCCGCGGGAGGAACTGA
- a CDS encoding phosphoenolpyruvate hydrolase family protein, with amino-acid sequence MDRTTALERLTATAASGRPIIGAGAGTGISAKSAEAGGVDLIIIYNSGRYRMAGRGSLSGLLAYGDANQVVVEMSREVLPIVQDTPVLAGVNGTDPFRMMGRFLDELKGMGFAGVQNFPTVGLFDGVFRQNLEETGMGYDLEVEMIRLAAERDLLTAPYVFDVESTIAMTEAGADVLVPHMGLTTAGTIGAHTALTLEESAHRVQQMRDAAVKVNPDVIVLCHGGPIAEPEDAAYILQHTDGVAGFFGASSAERLPTERAIKAQIENFKSIELG; translated from the coding sequence ATGGACCGCACGACCGCACTCGAACGCCTCACGGCGACCGCCGCATCCGGACGCCCCATCATCGGAGCGGGCGCCGGCACGGGCATCTCCGCGAAGTCCGCCGAGGCGGGCGGCGTCGACCTCATCATCATCTACAACAGCGGCCGGTACCGGATGGCCGGACGCGGCTCGCTGAGCGGGCTGCTCGCCTACGGCGACGCCAACCAGGTGGTCGTCGAGATGAGCCGCGAGGTGCTGCCGATCGTGCAGGACACGCCCGTTCTCGCCGGTGTGAACGGCACCGATCCGTTCCGCATGATGGGGCGCTTCCTCGACGAGCTCAAGGGCATGGGGTTCGCCGGCGTGCAGAACTTCCCGACCGTCGGGCTCTTCGACGGGGTGTTCCGGCAGAACCTCGAAGAGACGGGGATGGGCTACGACCTCGAGGTCGAGATGATCCGCCTCGCCGCCGAACGCGACCTGCTCACCGCCCCATACGTGTTCGACGTCGAGTCGACCATCGCCATGACCGAGGCCGGGGCGGATGTGCTCGTGCCGCACATGGGCCTCACCACGGCGGGCACCATCGGGGCGCACACGGCCCTCACCCTCGAGGAGTCCGCGCACCGCGTGCAGCAGATGCGCGACGCCGCGGTGAAGGTGAACCCCGACGTGATCGTGCTCTGCCACGGCGGCCCGATCGCCGAGCCCGAGGATGCGGCGTACATCCTGCAGCACACCGACGGGGTCGCCGGGTTCTTCGGCGCCTCCTCCGCGGAGCGCCTGCCCACCGAACGTGCCATCAAGGCGCAGATCGAGAACTTCAAGTCCATCGAGCTCGGCTGA
- a CDS encoding cupin domain-containing protein has translation MPATAQNGRRPDEVPTRTFGWGTIKWLVTPHLDEGAGLTTGEVIIQPGQGHDPHSHPGEEEVIYVISGEGEQTVGDGPAFPIREGDAIYIPRGTVHSTYNATWRPLRLVVVYTPGGAETGLDGLPDAKLLEPGVAPLWAQAN, from the coding sequence ATGCCCGCAACCGCCCAGAACGGCCGCCGCCCCGACGAGGTGCCCACACGCACCTTCGGCTGGGGCACGATCAAGTGGCTCGTCACCCCGCACCTCGACGAGGGCGCCGGCCTCACGACCGGCGAGGTCATCATCCAGCCCGGCCAGGGCCACGACCCGCACTCCCATCCCGGTGAGGAGGAGGTCATCTACGTGATCTCCGGCGAGGGCGAGCAGACCGTCGGGGATGGACCCGCGTTCCCGATCCGTGAGGGCGATGCGATCTACATCCCGCGCGGCACGGTGCACTCCACCTACAACGCCACGTGGCGTCCGCTACGGCTCGTGGTCGTCTACACCCCGGGCGGTGCCGAGACCGGGCTCGACGGGTTGCCCGACGCGAAGCTGCTCGAGCCGGGTGTCGCCCCGCTCTGGGCGCAGGCGAACTAG
- a CDS encoding AraC family ligand binding domain-containing protein, with product MPVYRPGQWHSPENKPEWSDIAAIGRFSVPVDGGRFERHFHDDHEVWFISGGKAKVFSDGEEHYVQAGDFVLTRAGDVHDVLEVYETLTGFFLETGMPAGGRTGHLHETEADAAGHDVPAAPLPADFPTR from the coding sequence GTGCCGGTCTACCGCCCGGGGCAGTGGCACTCGCCCGAGAACAAGCCGGAGTGGAGCGACATCGCCGCGATCGGCCGGTTCTCCGTGCCGGTGGACGGTGGACGTTTCGAACGGCACTTCCACGACGACCACGAGGTGTGGTTCATCTCGGGCGGCAAGGCGAAGGTGTTCAGCGACGGCGAGGAGCATTACGTTCAGGCGGGGGACTTCGTGCTCACCCGAGCGGGCGACGTGCACGACGTGCTCGAGGTGTACGAGACGCTCACCGGGTTCTTCCTCGAGACGGGGATGCCCGCCGGCGGGCGCACCGGCCACCTGCACGAGACCGAGGCGGATGCCGCGGGGCACGACGTGCCGGCGGCGCCGTTGCCCGCGGACTTCCCCACCCGCTGA
- a CDS encoding NAD-dependent epimerase/dehydratase family protein, whose amino-acid sequence MRIAVTGSSGKLGRATVDRLRAEGHEVLGLDLAGSAGVGFTRVDLTDYGQTLDALLGVTARHRGLDALVHLAAIPVNGLVPDATTFHSNMAVSFNVFFAAHRAGIRTIVYASSITAAGFPFEDAPPYLPVDEQYTAANNTYALVKVMEAAMAGQLVRWAPEASFTALRFTNIVAAGDYGTFARAADPTYRRDLIGSYVDARDGALAVSLALRHARPGHEVFNIAAPDSGNAVPSAELAAAWFPGTPVREPLGEYESLFSTRKAQEVLGFRAEHLWRAEYVPE is encoded by the coding sequence ATGCGCATCGCCGTCACCGGAAGCTCCGGCAAGCTCGGACGGGCGACCGTCGACCGGTTGCGAGCCGAGGGGCACGAGGTGCTCGGGCTCGACCTCGCCGGGTCGGCCGGGGTGGGCTTCACGCGCGTCGACCTCACCGACTACGGGCAGACGCTCGACGCGCTCCTCGGCGTGACCGCACGTCACCGCGGACTCGACGCGCTCGTGCATCTCGCGGCCATCCCGGTGAACGGCTTGGTTCCGGATGCCACGACCTTCCACTCGAACATGGCCGTCTCGTTCAACGTCTTCTTCGCGGCGCATCGGGCGGGCATCCGCACGATCGTCTACGCGTCGAGCATCACCGCGGCCGGGTTCCCGTTCGAGGACGCCCCGCCCTACCTGCCCGTCGACGAGCAGTACACGGCGGCGAACAACACCTACGCGCTCGTGAAGGTGATGGAGGCGGCGATGGCCGGGCAGCTGGTGCGCTGGGCGCCGGAGGCGTCGTTCACCGCCTTGCGCTTCACCAACATCGTCGCGGCGGGGGACTACGGCACCTTCGCCCGCGCGGCAGATCCGACCTATCGGCGCGACCTGATCGGCTCGTACGTCGACGCCCGCGACGGGGCGCTCGCCGTGTCGCTCGCGCTGCGGCACGCACGGCCCGGACACGAGGTGTTCAACATCGCCGCCCCCGATTCCGGCAACGCCGTGCCGAGCGCGGAGCTCGCCGCGGCGTGGTTCCCGGGCACGCCGGTGCGCGAGCCGCTCGGCGAGTACGAGTCGCTCTTCTCCACCCGGAAGGCGCAAGAGGTGCTCGGGTTCCGTGCCGAGCACCTGTGGCGCGCCGAATACGTGCCCGAGTGA
- a CDS encoding nitroreductase family deazaflavin-dependent oxidoreductase, with protein MPLTGDYEPSTAEWARTQAEKYESTNGEEGGDLYGRPVIVLTSVGAKSGKLRKTALMRVEHEGEYAVVASLGGAPKNPVWYYNLVKHPHVELQDRAVKRDYVAREVFGEERQVWWERAVAAYPPYADYQVKTERTIPLFVLTPMDDAS; from the coding sequence ATGCCGCTGACCGGAGACTACGAACCCAGCACCGCCGAGTGGGCCCGCACCCAGGCCGAGAAGTACGAGAGCACGAACGGTGAGGAGGGCGGCGACCTCTACGGGCGCCCCGTCATCGTGCTCACGAGCGTGGGCGCCAAATCGGGCAAGCTGCGTAAGACCGCCCTCATGCGCGTCGAGCACGAGGGCGAGTACGCCGTCGTCGCCTCGCTCGGCGGTGCCCCGAAGAACCCCGTCTGGTACTACAACCTCGTCAAGCACCCGCACGTCGAGCTGCAGGATCGCGCGGTCAAGCGCGACTACGTCGCCCGCGAGGTCTTCGGTGAGGAGCGCCAGGTCTGGTGGGAGCGCGCGGTCGCGGCCTACCCGCCCTACGCCGACTACCAGGTGAAGACGGAGCGCACCATCCCGCTGTTCGTGCTCACCCCGATGGACGACGCCAGCTGA
- a CDS encoding DUF3618 domain-containing protein, giving the protein MSNPDQIRADIEATRAELGSDVDALADKVTPSKIVGRQTDKVRDAVGSVRDRVMGVAGDAKDKVSSAGSSASGGVSGVGDRVSGAASSAVAQAKGNPLAVGLIAFGVGWLVASLLPASEKEKQLGASVKEAAQPLVHEVTDVAKQVGENLKEPAQEAAQAVKETATDAADNVKSEAGSAAGDVKDQAQEARQNFSS; this is encoded by the coding sequence ATGAGCAACCCGGATCAGATCCGCGCAGACATCGAGGCGACCCGGGCGGAGCTCGGGTCGGACGTCGACGCCCTCGCCGACAAGGTGACCCCGTCGAAGATCGTCGGCCGTCAGACCGACAAGGTGCGTGACGCCGTCGGCTCGGTCAGGGACCGCGTCATGGGCGTCGCCGGAGACGCGAAAGACAAGGTGTCGTCGGCCGGCAGCAGCGCCTCCGGCGGTGTCTCGGGCGTGGGCGACCGCGTCTCGGGTGCCGCGAGCTCGGCCGTCGCGCAGGCGAAGGGCAATCCGCTCGCCGTGGGCCTCATCGCCTTCGGCGTCGGCTGGCTCGTCGCCTCGCTGCTCCCCGCGAGCGAGAAGGAGAAGCAGCTCGGCGCATCCGTGAAGGAGGCGGCGCAGCCGCTCGTGCACGAGGTGACGGATGTCGCCAAGCAGGTCGGCGAGAACCTCAAGGAGCCGGCGCAGGAGGCTGCGCAGGCCGTGAAGGAGACCGCGACCGACGCCGCCGACAACGTGAAGTCGGAGGCCGGGTCGGCCGCCGGCGACGTGAAGGACCAGGCCCAGGAGGCACGGCAGAACTTCAGCAGCTGA
- a CDS encoding phage holin family protein — MTDARTPSEEHAANASLGQLFSEVTRDLSTLIRQEVELAKAELTDSAKKAGKGAGLISGAGYAALMAVLFLSVALWWGLGHLIDNGWSAVVVALIWGVIALILFSMGRKEMKQVKGAPRTAESIKKIPETLKRNEENR, encoded by the coding sequence ATGACCGACGCGAGAACGCCGTCGGAGGAACACGCGGCGAACGCCTCGCTGGGCCAGCTGTTCAGCGAGGTCACCCGCGACCTCTCGACTCTCATCCGCCAGGAGGTGGAGCTCGCCAAGGCCGAGCTCACCGACTCGGCGAAGAAGGCGGGCAAGGGCGCCGGGCTGATCAGCGGCGCCGGCTATGCGGCCCTCATGGCCGTGCTCTTCCTCTCCGTGGCCCTCTGGTGGGGCCTCGGACACCTCATCGACAACGGATGGTCGGCGGTCGTCGTGGCCCTGATCTGGGGCGTCATCGCCCTCATCCTGTTCTCGATGGGGCGCAAGGAGATGAAGCAGGTCAAGGGTGCCCCGCGCACCGCCGAATCGATCAAGAAGATCCCCGAAACGCTGAAAAGGAATGAGGAGAACCGATGA
- a CDS encoding GNAT family N-acetyltransferase: MAIEVRPATSFDDVKTMVGPKRPDANVCWCLSYRLPSKQNLALHGPERGALVEQLVREDPPPGVLAYDGDAVVGWAAVHPRADTSFARNRKIPHVDDLDVWSIWCIRVRPGHRGTGISHELLAGAVRFARDHGAPAVEGYPVDNHGEKVDLTMAYVGTRRLFERAGFTKAADTESVLDGFPRVIMRLDLRNPSG, from the coding sequence ATGGCGATCGAGGTGCGTCCGGCGACGTCGTTCGACGACGTGAAGACCATGGTCGGTCCGAAGCGACCCGACGCGAACGTGTGCTGGTGCCTGAGCTACCGGCTCCCGTCGAAGCAGAATCTGGCGCTGCACGGACCGGAACGCGGCGCTCTCGTCGAGCAGCTCGTCCGGGAGGACCCGCCGCCCGGGGTCCTCGCGTACGACGGAGACGCCGTGGTGGGGTGGGCGGCGGTGCACCCGCGCGCCGACACGAGTTTCGCCCGGAATCGGAAGATCCCGCACGTCGACGACCTCGACGTGTGGTCGATCTGGTGCATCCGTGTGCGCCCTGGGCACCGCGGCACGGGCATCTCGCACGAGCTGCTCGCCGGGGCGGTCCGGTTCGCCCGCGACCACGGCGCGCCCGCTGTAGAGGGATATCCGGTCGACAACCACGGCGAGAAGGTCGACCTGACGATGGCGTACGTCGGCACGCGACGGCTGTTCGAACGCGCCGGGTTCACGAAGGCGGCCGACACGGAGTCGGTACTGGACGGCTTCCCCCGCGTGATCATGCGCCTGGACCTGCGCAACCCCTCCGGATGA
- a CDS encoding putative immunity protein, which produces MTGGSDFDLTMDELRVVARYAAECAQEVLPVFERTHPADARPRAALDAAWLFAEGARRTMLQRTASLDAHRAAKDAATESARLAARAAGDAAAAAYLHPIAKAHQVGHILRAAACAALIAELEADGDEAVGDAAVERYRQRATPELVDVLTRYPAAPSDRSRLGRLMSALDAALRQDGPTAR; this is translated from the coding sequence ATGACCGGCGGGAGTGACTTCGACCTGACCATGGATGAGCTGCGGGTCGTCGCGCGCTACGCCGCCGAGTGTGCGCAGGAGGTGTTGCCGGTGTTCGAGCGGACGCACCCGGCGGATGCGCGACCGCGGGCCGCGCTCGACGCGGCGTGGCTGTTCGCCGAGGGGGCGCGGAGGACGATGCTGCAGCGCACCGCCTCGCTCGACGCGCACCGGGCCGCGAAAGACGCCGCGACGGAGTCCGCGCGACTCGCAGCCCGCGCGGCCGGCGACGCGGCCGCAGCGGCGTACCTGCATCCCATCGCGAAAGCGCACCAGGTCGGCCACATCCTGCGCGCCGCCGCGTGCGCCGCGCTCATCGCCGAGCTCGAGGCCGACGGGGATGAGGCGGTCGGCGACGCGGCGGTCGAACGCTACCGCCAGAGGGCGACGCCCGAGCTGGTCGACGTGCTGACGCGGTACCCCGCCGCGCCGAGCGACCGCTCCCGGCTGGGACGGCTCATGAGCGCGCTCGACGCGGCGCTTCGACAGGACGGACCGACCGCGCGCTGA